From the genome of Pelobates fuscus isolate aPelFus1 chromosome 6, aPelFus1.pri, whole genome shotgun sequence, one region includes:
- the LOC134566162 gene encoding uncharacterized protein LOC134566162, whose amino-acid sequence YMPECPVQLLGRDMLSKLQAQITFLPDGTTSLKFNGPSGIMTLSVPKEEEWRLYTVLTSQNPRSDETLFNIPGVWAENNPPGLARNIPPIKIELKHGVYPVSLRQYHIPQKAKKNIQSYLDKFIRYGILKFCTSPWNTPLLPVQKPGTDEYRPVQDLRAVNDAVVSIHPVVPNPYNLLALIPGGATYFTVLDLKDAFFCLRIAAESQCIFAFQWENAVTGSKRQMTWTRLPQGFKNSPTLFGSALSQDLLDFESIPGECVLLQYVDDLLIAAVTKEICQQATHDLLHILWKAGYKVSRKKAQLCLPTVKYLGFHISEGQRIMGPERKEAVCQIPIPKNRRQVREFLGAAGFCRIWIPSYAILAKPLYAAIKGTEHDPFLWTQEQQTAFEDVKKALMSAPALGLPDHTRPFYLYVHEQRRMAVGVLTQYLGSWQRPVAYMSKQLDAVASGLPPCLRAVAAAALLVAEADKLTLGQELYVRVPHAVQTLLDYKGNHWFSNSRMTKYQAMLCENPRVHLETVNTLNPATLLPQPTESQHDCLEVMDEVFSSRPDLRDFPIQNPDVQYYTDGSSYVKEGIRYAGYAVTTIDKVIEARPLAKGTSAQKAELIALTRALQLAEGLRVNIYTDSKYAFLTTHAHGALYKERGLLNSEGKEIKYAAEILQLLEAVWEPKEVGIIHCRAHLRGDGDVTKGNRMADSAAKRAADFTVMPKSGGHRYLLVIVCTYSGWVEACPTRTEKAGEVVRFLLREIIPRYGLPCSIGSDNGPAFVHQCLQQLTHMLGIKWRLHTAYRPQSSGKVERMNRTIKNQLAKMCQETQLKWNVLLPIALLRIRSTPTRRMGLSPFEIMYGRPPPVLGNLRGGLESLGKTMEEVQKWVQDRLPVNIYPPVHSYHPGDQVWIKEWNNVPLGPKWRGPYVVLLSTPTAIKVAEVTPWIHHSRVKPAAVDSWQITADPENPCKIRL is encoded by the exons tatatgcctgaatgtccagtccaattgctgggacgtgatatgctatccaaattacaagcgcagattacgttcctaccagatggaacaacatctttaaagtttaatggaccttcaggtattatgactttatccgtaccaaaggaagaagagtggcgactttatacagtgttgactagccaaaaccctaggagtgatgagacattatttaacataccaggagtttgggcagagaacaacccaccaggactggcccgcaatattccaccaataaaaattgaactgaaacatggggtttatccagtgagcctaagacaatatcacattccgcagaaggctaagaagaacatccaatcctatctggataagttcatacggtatggtatcctaaaattctgtacttccccctggaacaccccattgctgcctgttcaaaagcccggcacagatgagtatcgacctgtgcaggacttaagagcagtcaatgatgcggttgttagcatacatccagttgtacccaatccatataacctgcttgctttaattccgggcggggctacttacttcacagtcttagatctcaaagatgccttcttttgcctccgaattgccgcagaaagtcaatgtatttttgctttccaatgggagaacgctgtaacgggctcaaaacgccaaatgacttggacaagactgccccaagggtttaaaaattcacctaccctatttggttcagctctaagtcaagatctactggatttcgagtctatcccaggagaatgtgtattgttacaatatgtagatgacttgttgatagcagcagttacaaaagaaatctgtcagcaagcaacgcacgatctactacacattctctggaaggcaggatacaaggtgtctagaaagaaggctcagttgtgtttgccaactgtcaagtatctaggattccatatctctgaaggtcaaagaattatggggccagagagaaaagaagctgtctgccaaataccaatacccaagaatagaagacaagtgcgagaattcttgggggcagcaggcttctgtaggatatggattcccagctatgcgatactggcaaaacctctgtacgcagccatcaaaggtacagagcatgaccccttcttatggacccaagaacagcaaacggcatttgaagatgtgaagaaggctttgatgagtgccccagcattaggtctacctgatcacacacgaccattctacttatatgtacacgagcaaagaagaatggctgtgggagtattgacacagtacttgggatcatggcaaagacctgttgcctacatgtctaagcaactggatgcagtggccagcggacttccaccttgtctaagagcagtagctgcagccgccctgctagtagctgaagccgataaactcactctgggtcaagaactttatgtacgagtcccacatgcagtacagacgttgttggattacaaaggaaatcattggtttagtaacagccgtatgaccaagtatcaagcaatgttgtgtgaaaacccaagagtgcatttagagactgtaaacaccttaaatccagctacccttttgccgcaacctactgaaagtcaacatgattgtttggaagtaatggatgaagtattctcaagtagaccagatcttcgtgattttcccatccagaaccccgatgttcaatattacaccgacggcagtagttatgtgaaagaagggatccgctatgcaggatatgcagtgacaacaatagacaaggtgatagaagctcggccactggcgaaaggaacatcagcacaaaaggcagaattaatagcactaacacgagcgttacaattggctgaaggtttaagagtaaatatctatacggactctaagtatgcgtttttaaccactcatgcccacggagctttgtataaagaaagaggactactgaattcagaaggcaaagaaatcaagtacgcagctgaaatcctacaactattggaagcagtgtgggagccgaaagaagtcggtatcatacattgtcgagcgcatctgagaggagatggtgatgtaaccaagggaaatcggatggcagatagtgcagctaagcgtgctgct gactttacagtgatgcctaaatcgggtggacatcgttacctgctggtaattgtgtgcacctattcaggctgggtagaagcatgtcctactcgtacagagaaagcaggagaagttgtaagattcctgctacgagaaataataccccgatatggactaccctgttctataggatcggacaatggtccagcttttgttcaccagtgcctacaacaactgactcatatgcttggtataaagtggaggcttcatactgcatatagaccccagagttctggtaaggtagagagaatgaatagaactataaagaaccagttggctaaaatgtgtcaggaaacccaacttaagtggaacgttctcttacccatagctttattgcgaatccgcagtacccctaccagaaggatgggcctctctccttttgaaatcatgtatgggcgaccacctcccgtacttggtaacttaagggggggacttgagtca ttgggtaaaactatggaggaggtacagaaatgggtacaagatagattacctgtgaatatttatccccctgttcatagttatcatccaggagaccaagtgtggattaaagagtggaataatgtaccgttagggcccaagtggagaggtccttatgttgttcttttgtctacccctacagcgataaaagtagccgaagtaactccgtggatacatcactccagggttaaaccagcagcagtcgattcttggcaaattacagcagatccagagaatccctgcaagatccggttg